In Methermicoccus shengliensis DSM 18856, a single genomic region encodes these proteins:
- a CDS encoding CBS pair associated ParBc domain-containing protein, with translation MGEMSDVEQVRVREYMTTNVAVAHPEDTIEDVIALIEQTGHDGFPVVENGKVIGYISSKDMLFFPKNAHVREAMNRDVVSACEDMNISDAARVMFRTGKSKLPVVDEKNRLVGILTNTDIIRSHIERTTPKKVWKLKRTLEVVHDTKVRVKRGCISIDRLIPTQPKIYADELQGRMYELKLGLTEPIIVIEKGDKLILADGHHRVMAAKSMGIERLDAYILVVDEDVPLGMERTAEHAGLKSLDDIKVMDYVKHPLSEITQKVVSDKNSRYVWG, from the coding sequence ATGGGAGAGATGAGTGATGTCGAGCAGGTGAGGGTGAGGGAGTACATGACCACCAACGTGGCGGTCGCCCACCCAGAGGACACCATAGAGGACGTCATCGCCCTCATAGAGCAGACTGGACACGATGGATTCCCGGTGGTGGAAAATGGCAAGGTCATCGGCTACATATCGTCCAAGGACATGCTGTTCTTTCCCAAAAATGCGCACGTGAGGGAGGCGATGAACAGGGACGTGGTGAGCGCCTGTGAGGATATGAACATCTCTGATGCGGCAAGAGTGATGTTCAGGACTGGAAAGAGCAAGCTTCCGGTAGTGGATGAAAAAAACCGTCTCGTGGGTATCCTCACCAACACCGACATCATCCGCTCCCACATAGAGCGCACCACACCCAAGAAGGTATGGAAGCTCAAGAGAACGCTCGAGGTGGTGCATGACACCAAGGTCAGGGTGAAGAGGGGTTGTATCAGCATCGACAGGCTCATACCCACCCAGCCAAAGATATACGCGGACGAGCTTCAGGGAAGGATGTACGAGCTCAAGCTCGGGCTCACAGAACCCATCATCGTGATAGAGAAGGGCGATAAGCTGATACTCGCCGACGGGCATCACAGGGTGATGGCAGCGAAAAGCATGGGCATCGAAAGGCTCGATGCATACATACTCGTGGTGGACGAGGACGTGCCGCTGGGCATGGAGCGCACTGCAGAGCATGCTGGGTTGAAGAGTCTGGACGACATCAAGGTGATGGATTACGTGAAGCATCCCCTGAGCGAAATCACGCAGAAGGTGGTAAGCGACAAGAACAGCAGGTATGTGTGGGGATAG
- a CDS encoding methyl-accepting chemotaxis protein, with product MYIPDGLLSTPVWVAMLLIALVVFEQTLKRGKVMAATELKNGGETVANPELNELLSTLEEKEAEVGRLKALLDIAEKKGGEVDKLEKEVEELRQKLVEKEKEFERAKKFVRELVRRIPKPVFILFVNKDGVVEYINEYAAKVFGADSIDDAIGKRPSELATNVAAGGRTFIELALENRTTIEGKEGRLKIATGETIPILSSCAPVYIADEFGGVVCSFVDISEQKQKERQIQEIFDYTNTCLNMLSSGIRELQTGNLNVRLEKIKDDEFGKTIDVFNEFAERLSNIIKNLADNMRGTTEQIKEANEAVSQMNAGMQQISSASQQIATGSENLSRLANASVADLKAAEETFKKLGADAEQSTKFTEAASKNAGESKEESEKALQTLGIVVENIEKTASIVEKLEVAVRSIGKVTEKIKSIADQTNLLALNAAIEAARAGEYGRGFAVVADEIRKLAEESRRSTEEIGEIVKGVQEETRKVIDAIMKVKADSAEGGKGIEAALNKAGEIAEAVNRINEMLRNVSKGTEEGLAKIEQLARNFEEVASTAEENAASGEETSAAIEEQTAAVQQVSIAMEKVNEIANKTTQMVLENFKIFEEGVDVSTTRRQ from the coding sequence ATGTACATACCAGATGGGCTTCTTTCCACCCCAGTGTGGGTGGCTATGTTGCTTATCGCGCTCGTGGTATTTGAACAAACTCTGAAGCGGGGTAAGGTTATGGCTGCTACTGAACTTAAAAATGGGGGAGAAACGGTGGCTAATCCTGAGTTAAATGAACTCCTTTCTACCTTAGAGGAAAAAGAAGCGGAAGTGGGAAGGCTGAAAGCTTTGCTGGATATAGCAGAGAAAAAAGGTGGAGAAGTTGACAAATTGGAGAAAGAAGTTGAAGAGCTAAGACAAAAGCTCGTAGAAAAGGAAAAAGAGTTTGAAAGAGCCAAAAAGTTTGTCAGAGAACTTGTAAGGCGGATTCCTAAACCAGTATTTATTCTTTTTGTAAACAAAGACGGAGTAGTGGAGTACATAAACGAGTATGCTGCTAAGGTATTTGGTGCTGATAGCATTGATGATGCAATAGGAAAAAGGCCCTCTGAACTTGCTACAAATGTTGCAGCAGGAGGGAGGACTTTCATAGAGCTTGCTCTCGAGAATAGAACAACAATTGAGGGTAAAGAAGGACGTCTTAAGATTGCGACAGGAGAGACAATACCGATTCTGTCTTCGTGTGCTCCTGTTTACATCGCCGACGAATTTGGAGGTGTAGTGTGCTCCTTCGTGGATATAAGTGAGCAGAAGCAGAAGGAGAGGCAGATACAGGAAATATTCGACTACACCAACACGTGCCTTAACATGCTCAGCAGTGGCATCAGAGAGCTGCAGACAGGAAACCTCAACGTCAGGCTTGAGAAGATAAAGGATGACGAATTTGGCAAGACCATCGACGTCTTTAACGAGTTTGCTGAAAGATTATCGAACATCATAAAGAACCTTGCAGACAATATGAGAGGAACAACAGAACAGATAAAGGAAGCAAATGAAGCAGTCAGCCAGATGAATGCTGGAATGCAGCAGATAAGCTCGGCTTCACAGCAAATTGCAACGGGAAGTGAAAATCTGTCGCGCCTTGCAAATGCATCTGTTGCTGACTTAAAAGCTGCGGAAGAGACATTCAAGAAGCTGGGTGCTGATGCAGAGCAGTCGACCAAATTTACAGAAGCTGCATCAAAGAACGCTGGAGAGTCCAAAGAAGAAAGCGAAAAAGCTTTACAGACTCTTGGCATAGTAGTAGAGAATATAGAAAAGACCGCATCCATCGTAGAAAAACTTGAAGTTGCTGTCAGAAGCATTGGCAAGGTTACAGAAAAGATCAAGTCCATAGCAGACCAAACCAACTTACTCGCACTGAATGCGGCAATTGAAGCTGCAAGGGCAGGAGAGTATGGTAGAGGGTTTGCAGTAGTTGCAGATGAGATCAGGAAACTGGCAGAGGAGTCGAGAAGGAGTACAGAGGAGATAGGCGAAATAGTCAAAGGAGTTCAGGAAGAGACGAGAAAGGTAATAGATGCGATAATGAAGGTTAAGGCTGACTCTGCAGAAGGGGGCAAGGGTATTGAGGCCGCTTTGAACAAGGCCGGTGAAATCGCTGAGGCAGTAAACAGAATAAATGAGATGCTCAGAAACGTGTCAAAAGGGACAGAAGAGGGGTTGGCAAAGATAGAGCAGCTTGCCAGAAACTTTGAGGAGGTTGCATCAACTGCTGAAGAGAACGCTGCCAGCGGTGAGGAGACTTCAGCGGCAATAGAAGAGCAGACAGCAGCAGTCCAGCAGGTCAGCATAGCGATGGAGAAAGTTAACGAAATAGCCAACAAGACCACACAGATGGTTCTTGAGAACTTCAAGATATTTGAAGAAGGCGTGGATGTATCGACTACGCGGCGACAATGA
- a CDS encoding chemotaxis protein CheW, whose amino-acid sequence MQTIKSNDTAQVIVFNLGDERYGVDISQVREIIRPTQITRIPNAPDFVEGVINLRGQITTIINLRKRFGMQPKEIDNDTRIIVVENENAVIGMMVDTVNEVKYLSSADIEALPNMITARNEAKFLKGVGKFPDGLLILIDLNKVLSEDEMEKLR is encoded by the coding sequence ATGCAGACGATTAAGAGCAACGACACAGCCCAGGTTATAGTTTTCAATCTTGGAGATGAGAGGTATGGCGTAGATATATCTCAAGTCAGAGAAATCATCAGACCAACCCAGATTACGAGAATACCAAACGCCCCAGACTTTGTTGAAGGGGTTATCAACCTTCGTGGACAGATAACCACAATAATTAACCTCAGAAAGCGTTTTGGAATGCAGCCTAAGGAAATCGACAACGACACCCGCATAATCGTTGTTGAGAATGAAAATGCTGTTATAGGGATGATGGTCGACACGGTTAACGAGGTCAAGTATCTGTCCTCAGCTGACATTGAGGCTTTGCCAAACATGATTACTGCAAGAAATGAGGCGAAATTCCTTAAGGGAGTTGGTAAGTTTCCAGATGGCTTGCTGATTTTAATTGATTTGAACAAGGTGTTGAGTGAGGATGAAATGGAAAAACTGAGGTAG
- a CDS encoding CheF family chemotaxis protein gives MSERVLLKTPAEIFDNGWKSTEVVITESDITFANTKIQSREIQDLEKLEYAGKEAVRIKKDRNYYLNFGSRQQQIFRYLAFNLKSDRFAVYFLSPATRGGVVVKDSKWEKGYLSITDEAIWFLSPSKQLRISLNSLGSVGKDVRTIGGKQRVVLVVTHVEKGEVITSFVLCPETTLEMLQNYLQQLIDMHKPKEKLSDAEEQILTMVYTGVDSVSIESILGVSTDELNRYFDRFVDLGLAKVVKIRKEVELTPKGAALVSEIMKKAAR, from the coding sequence ATGAGCGAAAGAGTTCTGCTTAAAACTCCTGCAGAAATCTTTGACAATGGTTGGAAAAGCACAGAAGTTGTCATCACTGAGAGTGACATTACTTTCGCCAATACAAAAATCCAGTCCAGAGAAATACAGGATCTTGAAAAACTTGAATATGCGGGTAAAGAAGCTGTTAGAATAAAGAAGGACCGGAATTATTACTTGAATTTCGGAAGCAGACAGCAGCAGATTTTCAGGTATCTTGCTTTTAACCTCAAGTCCGACAGATTCGCTGTTTACTTTCTCTCTCCAGCAACAAGAGGTGGGGTGGTGGTAAAAGATTCTAAGTGGGAAAAAGGCTACCTCAGCATAACCGACGAGGCTATATGGTTTTTATCTCCCTCAAAGCAGCTCAGAATTTCACTTAACAGTCTTGGGTCTGTAGGAAAGGATGTCAGGACGATAGGCGGGAAGCAGAGAGTGGTGCTTGTGGTTACTCATGTGGAGAAGGGAGAGGTAATCACAAGTTTTGTTCTCTGCCCTGAAACAACTCTGGAAATGCTTCAGAATTATCTTCAGCAGCTCATAGATATGCATAAGCCAAAAGAAAAGCTGTCAGATGCTGAGGAGCAGATATTGACAATGGTTTACACAGGTGTGGATTCGGTCAGCATAGAGTCGATTCTTGGTGTATCTACTGATGAGCTCAACAGGTATTTTGACAGATTCGTTGATCTTGGTTTGGCAAAGGTTGTTAAGATTAGGAAGGAAGTAGAGCTCACACCGAAAGGTGCGGCTCTGGTTAGCGAGATTATGAAGAAGGCTGCGAGGTGA
- a CDS encoding response regulator, with translation MAKVLIVDDTAFMRKLLRNILFSGGFDIVGEAENGKQAVELYKQLKPDVMTMDIVMPEMNGIEALKEIRKLDPNAKVVMCTAVGQEQMVKAAIKLGAKGYIVKPFQAPKVIEELKRITGMS, from the coding sequence ATGGCGAAGGTCTTGATAGTTGATGATACAGCATTTATGAGGAAACTTTTGAGGAACATCCTTTTTTCTGGTGGCTTTGACATAGTTGGTGAAGCAGAAAATGGAAAACAGGCTGTTGAGTTATACAAACAGCTGAAGCCGGATGTTATGACAATGGATATTGTTATGCCTGAGATGAACGGTATTGAGGCTCTGAAAGAGATCAGAAAGTTAGATCCAAATGCGAAGGTTGTGATGTGTACAGCAGTTGGTCAGGAACAGATGGTGAAAGCAGCGATAAAGCTCGGAGCTAAGGGATATATTGTTAAACCATTTCAGGCTCCGAAGGTTATAGAGGAGCTCAAGAGGATTACAGGCATGAGCTGA